One segment of Erigeron canadensis isolate Cc75 chromosome 2, C_canadensis_v1, whole genome shotgun sequence DNA contains the following:
- the LOC122588716 gene encoding rhodanese-like domain-containing protein 8, chloroplastic isoform X2 — translation MGSSSTLTLTCLPNICPTISQSKNYIIIKNPTSFPHKVSSRSSNNKNNVIKFQSLLISCSSSSSSNFISCSRKPNWVRKQNEHDDKKIDFLVVNFYKFVFIKHPEDEVSKHLQFLEGRDIHGRIYINEQGINAQYSGPSEDALAYVSWLKEDEKFKDILVQISSPIHRHAFPRLKLRYKPSLVQLEGGVSHLPLVDSSMRATPITPAEWRKRVEAANNLDVSSSSNLNGDVILLDVRNGYEWDIGHFRGALRPNVDCFRSTTFGISGSEDIATDPLANVNKENTEILMYCTGGIRCDVYSTILRCCSSCISDLKGCCSPNCTSAARIRPVLPGHERYKKWHHYRDT, via the exons ATGGGTTCTTCTTCAACATTAACCTTAACATGTTTGCCAAACATTTGCCCAACTATTTCCCAAAGTAAGAAttacatcatcatcaaaaatccAACATCATTTCCACATAAAGTTAGTAGTAGAAGCtctaataataagaataatgttataaagtttcaatctttattaATATcttgtagtagtagtagtagtagtaatttCATTTCCTGTTCAAGAAAACCCAACTGGGTAAGAAAACAAAATGAGCACGATGATAAAAAGATCGATTTTTTAGTTGTTAATTTCTATAAATTTGTGTTTATAAAACACCCTGAAGATGAAGTCTCCAAACACCTTCAGTTTCTTGAG GGTCGTGACATTCATGGTCGGATATACATAAACGAACAAGGAATCAATGCTCAG TACAGTGGACCATCAGAAGATGCTCTTGCATACGTGAGCTGGTTAAAAGAAGATGAGAAGTTTAAAGATATATTAGTTCAAATATCTTCTCCTATTCATAGGCATGCTTTCCCAAGACTCAAATTGCGGTATAAACCTTCCCTTGTACAG TTGGAAGGAGGGGTATCACATCTTCCTTTGGTTGACTCGTCTATGCGAGCAACACCTATTACACCAGCTGAATGGAGGAAGAGAGTGGAAGCGGCAAATAACCTTGATGTTTCATCATCTTCCAATCTAAATGGAGATGTCATTCTATTGGATGTGAGAAATG GTTATGAATGGGATATTGGTCATTTTCGTGGAGCTCTCCGCCCAAATGTTGACTGTTTCAGGAGCACAACATTTGGGATTTCTGGATCAGAG GACATTGCTACAGATCCTTTAGCTAATGTTAATAAAGAAAACACGGAGATATTAATGTATTGCACAGGAGGCATACGTTGCGACGTATATTCTACTATTCTAAG GTGTTGTTCAAGCTGTATCAGTGATTTAAAAGGATGCTGCTCCCCAAACTGTACATCTGCTGCTCGGATTAGACCTGTGCTTCCAGGTCATGAAAGATACAAAAAATGGCATCACTACCGAGATACATAG
- the LOC122588851 gene encoding uncharacterized protein LOC122588851 isoform X2 → MEVEDEDDEVKKDKKLIAETIEVLNNFFKTVSDTKTAVTAEERRVISSAFVKMSAIRCAVRRNPPPAAADIRECRSKMEKEISGICNKLSNLTIKDSYRRHLLRLKSSPSSTYQASIMHQGTRKQNSVKAQQLQQGTSITKENYLEKLILERKDYDETARFIETSLRMHTTKEDRDVLLRAYGKFIKVDIMLHDLIRSIKDSNETQGKDLNVPHLISNYRSIIVKELSECDKLSNLTIKEAYLHHIYEFKTQAKPKKYTQRFINQEETPDIFFKMKGGSSSGGSKSLNSINKQPHIHEDFDKDDYYDHNKCIEEERERRVPRFGQIGNWDPINGAIGADLLHAPVNHSVKVEHQTYYDMMREACKPHDTFPKYYVACYELFDDF, encoded by the exons ATGGAAGTGGAGGACGAAGACGACGAAGTGAAGAAGGATAAGAAGCTGATAGCTGAAACGATTGAAGTGTTGAACAATTTCTTCAAAACCGTTTCAGACACAAAGACTGCCGTCACCGCCGAGGAACGAAGGGTGATCTCGTCGGCTTTCGTGAAGATGAGCGCTATCCGTTGCGCTGTCCGTCGCAATCCACCGCCCGCTGCGGCGGATATCAGAGAGTGCAGATCGAAAATGGAGAAAGAGATCTCTGGAATCTGTAATAAGCTCTCAAATCTCACCATCAAGGATTCCTATCGCCGTCATCTTCTTCGCCTCAAATCCTCCCCCTCCTCCACTTACCAG GCTTCAATAATGCACCAAG GCACAAGGAAGCAGAACTCTGTAAAGGCTCAACAATTGCAGCAGGGCACTAGTATTACCAAGGAAAACTACTTGGAGAAACTCATCCTAGAGAGGAAGGATTACGACGAAACAGCCCGTTTCATAGAAACGTCTTTACGCATGCACACCACCAAAGAGGATAGGGATGTTCTCCTCAGAGCATACGGGAAGTTCATTAAAGTTGATATTATGTTGCATGATCTCATCAGATCAATCAAGGATTCCAATGAAACTCAGGGAAAAGATCTTAACGTGCCACATTTGATCAGCAACTACAGATCCATAATTGTGAAGGAGCTTTCCGAATGCGATAAGCTGTCTAATCTGACAATTAAGGAAGCTTATCTTCACCATATTTATGAGTTCAAAACACAAGCCAAACCCAAAAAGTATACCCAG AGGTTTATCAATCAGGAAGAGACTCCAGATATCTTCTTCAAGA TGAAAGGTGGGTCGTCTTCTGGAGGCTCCAAATCACTGAACAGCATAAACAAGCAGCCACACATTCATGAAGATTTTGACAAGGATGACTATTATGACCACAACAAGTGTATCGAGGAGGAAAGAGAAAGACGTGTTCCACGATTTGGTCAAATTGGTAATTGGGACCCTATAAATGGAGCAATAGGAGCAG ATCTTTTGCATGCTCCTGTAAATCATTCAGTAAAG GTGGAACATCAGACTTATTATGATATGATGAGAGAGGCATGTAAGCCTCATGATACATTTCCGAAGTATTATGTGGCTTGCTATGAGCTTTTTGATGacttttaa
- the LOC122588852 gene encoding anaphase-promoting complex subunit 6-like: MEKEISGICNKLTNLTIRDSYRRHLHRLKSSSSSSTSQIYHQLKRKASVQQGTRKQNSVKAQQLQQDASITEEKYLEKLILERKDYDETARFIAKSVRMRITKEDTDVLSTAYENFIRVSRKQLNVIRSIRQGGTEIIDLHIINNHRSKIVKELSDVCDKVSNMTIKQAYLHHLHEFKTHANPKTHTQSFINQEETPEIFFEVKGGLRSGRSNSPNRITKKPHIYEDMEDDDEDEDEDDDEDEDEDHCKCYEEELESKFPRFGRIGNWDPIYEGMGADLLHTPIKIQ; the protein is encoded by the exons ATGGAGAAAGAGATTTCTGGAATCTGTAATAAGCTCACAAATCTGACCATCAGGGATTCCTATCGCCGTCATCTTCATCGCCTcaaatcctcctcctcctcctccactTCCCAG ATTTATCATCAACTGAAAAGAAAGGCTTCAGTGCAACAAG GCACAAGGAAACAGAACTCTGTAAAGGCTCAACAATTACAGCAGGACGCTAGTATCACCGAGGAAAAGTACTTGGAGAAACTCATCCTAGAGAGGAAGGATTACGACGAAACGGCTCGTTTCATAGCAAAATCTGTACGCATGCGCATCACCAAAGAGGATACGGATGTTCTCTCCACAGCCTACGAGAACTTCATTAGAGTTTCTAGAAAGCAGCTTAATGTCATCAGATCAATCCGGCAGGGTGGAACCGAGATAATAGATCTTCATATAATCAACAACCACAGATCCAAAATTGTGAAGGAGCTTTCCGATGTTTGTGATAAGGTGTCTAATATGACGATTAAGCAAGCTTATCTTCACCATCTTCATGAGTTTAAAACGCACGCCAACCCCAAAACGCATACTCAG AGCTTTATCAATCAGGAAGAAACTCCAGAAATCTTCTTCGAGG TGAAAGGTGGGTTGCGTTCCGGACGCTCCAACTCACCGAACCGCATAACAAAAAAGCCACACATTTATGAAGATATggaggatgatgatgaggatgaggatgaggatgatgatgaggatgaggatgaggaCCACTGTAAGTGTTATGAGGAGGAACTGGAAAGTAAATTTCCTCGATTTGGTCGAATCGGTAATTGGGACCCTATATATGAAGGAATGGGGGCAG ATCTATTGCATACTCCGATAAAAATTCAGTGA
- the LOC122588851 gene encoding uncharacterized protein LOC122588851 isoform X1: protein MEVEDEDDEVKKDKKLIAETIEVLNNFFKTVSDTKTAVTAEERRVISSAFVKMSAIRCAVRRNPPPAAADIRECRSKMEKEISGICNKLSNLTIKDSYRRHLLRLKSSPSSTYQASIMHQGTRKQNSVKAQQLQQGTSITKENYLEKLILERKDYDETARFIETSLRMHTTKEDRDVLLRAYGKFIKVDIMLHDLIRSIKDSNETQGKDLNVPHLISNYRSIIVKELSECDKLSNLTIKEAYLHHIYEFKTQAKPKKYTQRFINQEETPDIFFKMKGGSSSGGSKSLNSINKQPHIHEDFDKDDYYDHNKCIEEERERRVPRFGQIGNWDPINGAIGADLLHAPVNHSVKQVEHQTYYDMMREACKPHDTFPKYYVACYELFDDF, encoded by the exons ATGGAAGTGGAGGACGAAGACGACGAAGTGAAGAAGGATAAGAAGCTGATAGCTGAAACGATTGAAGTGTTGAACAATTTCTTCAAAACCGTTTCAGACACAAAGACTGCCGTCACCGCCGAGGAACGAAGGGTGATCTCGTCGGCTTTCGTGAAGATGAGCGCTATCCGTTGCGCTGTCCGTCGCAATCCACCGCCCGCTGCGGCGGATATCAGAGAGTGCAGATCGAAAATGGAGAAAGAGATCTCTGGAATCTGTAATAAGCTCTCAAATCTCACCATCAAGGATTCCTATCGCCGTCATCTTCTTCGCCTCAAATCCTCCCCCTCCTCCACTTACCAG GCTTCAATAATGCACCAAG GCACAAGGAAGCAGAACTCTGTAAAGGCTCAACAATTGCAGCAGGGCACTAGTATTACCAAGGAAAACTACTTGGAGAAACTCATCCTAGAGAGGAAGGATTACGACGAAACAGCCCGTTTCATAGAAACGTCTTTACGCATGCACACCACCAAAGAGGATAGGGATGTTCTCCTCAGAGCATACGGGAAGTTCATTAAAGTTGATATTATGTTGCATGATCTCATCAGATCAATCAAGGATTCCAATGAAACTCAGGGAAAAGATCTTAACGTGCCACATTTGATCAGCAACTACAGATCCATAATTGTGAAGGAGCTTTCCGAATGCGATAAGCTGTCTAATCTGACAATTAAGGAAGCTTATCTTCACCATATTTATGAGTTCAAAACACAAGCCAAACCCAAAAAGTATACCCAG AGGTTTATCAATCAGGAAGAGACTCCAGATATCTTCTTCAAGA TGAAAGGTGGGTCGTCTTCTGGAGGCTCCAAATCACTGAACAGCATAAACAAGCAGCCACACATTCATGAAGATTTTGACAAGGATGACTATTATGACCACAACAAGTGTATCGAGGAGGAAAGAGAAAGACGTGTTCCACGATTTGGTCAAATTGGTAATTGGGACCCTATAAATGGAGCAATAGGAGCAG ATCTTTTGCATGCTCCTGTAAATCATTCAGTAAAG CAGGTGGAACATCAGACTTATTATGATATGATGAGAGAGGCATGTAAGCCTCATGATACATTTCCGAAGTATTATGTGGCTTGCTATGAGCTTTTTGATGacttttaa
- the LOC122588716 gene encoding rhodanese-like domain-containing protein 8, chloroplastic isoform X1, whose amino-acid sequence MGSSSTLTLTCLPNICPTISQSKNYIIIKNPTSFPHKVSSRSSNNKNNVIKFQSLLISCSSSSSSNFISCSRKPNWVRKQNEHDDKKIDFLVVNFYKFVFIKHPEDEVSKHLQFLEGRDIHGRIYINEQGINAQYSGPSEDALAYVSWLKEDEKFKDILVQISSPIHRHAFPRLKLRYKPSLVQLEGGVSHLPLVDSSMRATPITPAEWRKRVEAANNLDVSSSSNLNGDVILLDVRNGYEWDIGHFRGALRPNVDCFRSTTFGISGSEDIATDPLANVNKENTEILMYCTGGIRCDVYSTILRQRGYKKLYTLRGGISHYLESEGPVEWIGNLFVFDSRLSLPPSKINHDATSNGSIAHEVHDNVVFAKCYICGSQVSELRHRNCANLDCNLLHLCCSSCISDLKGCCSPNCTSAARIRPVLPGHERYKKWHHYRDT is encoded by the exons ATGGGTTCTTCTTCAACATTAACCTTAACATGTTTGCCAAACATTTGCCCAACTATTTCCCAAAGTAAGAAttacatcatcatcaaaaatccAACATCATTTCCACATAAAGTTAGTAGTAGAAGCtctaataataagaataatgttataaagtttcaatctttattaATATcttgtagtagtagtagtagtagtaatttCATTTCCTGTTCAAGAAAACCCAACTGGGTAAGAAAACAAAATGAGCACGATGATAAAAAGATCGATTTTTTAGTTGTTAATTTCTATAAATTTGTGTTTATAAAACACCCTGAAGATGAAGTCTCCAAACACCTTCAGTTTCTTGAG GGTCGTGACATTCATGGTCGGATATACATAAACGAACAAGGAATCAATGCTCAG TACAGTGGACCATCAGAAGATGCTCTTGCATACGTGAGCTGGTTAAAAGAAGATGAGAAGTTTAAAGATATATTAGTTCAAATATCTTCTCCTATTCATAGGCATGCTTTCCCAAGACTCAAATTGCGGTATAAACCTTCCCTTGTACAG TTGGAAGGAGGGGTATCACATCTTCCTTTGGTTGACTCGTCTATGCGAGCAACACCTATTACACCAGCTGAATGGAGGAAGAGAGTGGAAGCGGCAAATAACCTTGATGTTTCATCATCTTCCAATCTAAATGGAGATGTCATTCTATTGGATGTGAGAAATG GTTATGAATGGGATATTGGTCATTTTCGTGGAGCTCTCCGCCCAAATGTTGACTGTTTCAGGAGCACAACATTTGGGATTTCTGGATCAGAG GACATTGCTACAGATCCTTTAGCTAATGTTAATAAAGAAAACACGGAGATATTAATGTATTGCACAGGAGGCATACGTTGCGACGTATATTCTACTATTCTAAG ACAAAGGGGTTACAAAAAGTTGTACACGTTAAGAGGAGGAATTTCACACTATCTAGAGTCTGAAGGCCCAGTTGAATGGATTGGAAATCTATTTGTATTTGACTCCCGGCTCTCTTTGCCACCTTCTAAGATTAATCATGATGCCACAAGTAATGGAAGCATAGCACACGAAGTTCATGATAATGTTGTGTTTGCTAAATGCTATATTTGTGGCTCACAAGTCTCCGAATTGAGGCATCGAAATTGTGCTAATCTCGACTGCAACCTGCTACACTT GTGTTGTTCAAGCTGTATCAGTGATTTAAAAGGATGCTGCTCCCCAAACTGTACATCTGCTGCTCGGATTAGACCTGTGCTTCCAGGTCATGAAAGATACAAAAAATGGCATCACTACCGAGATACATAG